A region from the Andrena cerasifolii isolate SP2316 chromosome 9, iyAndCera1_principal, whole genome shotgun sequence genome encodes:
- the LOC143372983 gene encoding LOW QUALITY PROTEIN: uncharacterized protein LOC143372983 (The sequence of the model RefSeq protein was modified relative to this genomic sequence to represent the inferred CDS: inserted 1 base in 1 codon), whose product MAEDVSAMLQKGLSEWWTEETEYVFQRIERWAAYARGYNRLRSQRLSRGRMTMQGGQEPRWSISANKLIIDDTSWSPRFHTLKKSRRKSRPEETKINCCGTFNYQSNSNLDSTCLETYRYDHSIYFKTIGDLKNDKKDTGDTKNEQEDRISISSEELVEWDVSSVSDFIANQLLEDGLTSDNIKDIFTSSESSVQDVDVIDSVTWSNLDLTKLNINENDTTDVITDEQNNESDLSAPQGEVENNNNYIRDEEFVVHENFKNQTQLGNVSTDGXCHRRIRKLRRYLDTRRSRRPLGSAKQPPIVGDNDVIWPSALFNYTEDIDSSTSPPIVTTDRRSRHRLQIHFLVS is encoded by the exons ATGGCCGAGGACGTGAGCGCCATGCTCCAGAAGGGTCTGTCCGAATGGTGGACCGAGGAGACGGAGTACGTTTTCCAGAGGATCGAAAGATGGGCTGCGTACGCCAGGGGCTACAATCGTCTCAGGTCCCAGAGGTTGTCCAGAGGGCGGATGACCATGCAGGGAGGGCAAGAGCCACGCTGGAGCATCTCCGCGAACAAGCTGATCATCGATGACACCTCGTGGAGTCCGCGCTTCCACACGCTGAAGAAGTCCCGGCGAAAGAGCCGCCCAGAGGAAACCAAAATCAACTGCTGCGGCACCTTTAACTATCAATCGAACAGCAACCTGGACAGCACCTGCTTGGAGACGTACAGATACGACCACAGTATTTATTTCAAGACGATCGGCGACCTCAAGAACGACAAGAAGGACACTGGTGACACGAAGAACGAACAGGAAGATAGGATTTCCATCAGCAGCGAGGAACTCGTCGAGTGGGACGTTAGCTCGGTGTCTGATTTCATCGCCAATCAGCTGCTGGAGGACGGACTTACCAGTGATAATATTAAAGATATATTCACCTCCTCGGAGAGTTCTGTGCAAGACGTGGACGTTATCGATTCCGTCACCTGGTCCAACCTGGACCTTACCAAGCTCAATATAAACGAGAACGACACCACTGACGTAATCACCGACGAGCAAAACAACGAGAGCGATTTATCGGCGCCTCAGGGCGAAGTGgagaacaataataattatataagggATGAAGAATTCGTGGTGcacgaaaatttcaagaatCAAACACAGCTGGGCAATGTGTCCACGGATG AGTGTCATCGAAGAATCAGAAAATTACGACGGTATCTTGATACTCGAAGATCACGAAGACCATTGGGTAGCGCCAAACAACCACCGATCGTGGGCGACAACGACGTAATTTGGCCAAGTGCTTTATTCAATTACACGGAGGATATCGACTCGTCCACGTCCCCCCCAATCGTTACTACAGATCGCAGAAGTAGACACCGATTACAAATTCATTTTTTAGTTTCGTGA
- the Dsk gene encoding drosulfakinin, which yields MTEFTYKKPRGNRGPRILLPISDLNYTDMNLTSALSCMVAFIWLFCGKCEAAPELVSNVYRRFRSRPLPRGYTVENRFGEDDDFVDLNKRQRFDDYGHMRFGKREQFDDYGHMRFGRSHD from the exons ATGACAGAGTTTACGTATAAAAAGCCACGTGGAAACCGTGGACCGCGCATTCTTCTGCCGATTTCCGATCTCAACTATACAG ATATGAATTTAACTTCCGCTCTGTCTTGCATGGTGGCCTTCATCTGGTTATTTTGCGGAAAATGCGAAGCGGCTCCAGAACTCGTTAGTAACGTGTATCGCAGATTCCGCAGCCGCCCTTTACCACGAGG GTATACTGTGGAGAATCGTTTTGGCGAGGACGATGATTTCGTGGACCTAAACAAACGGCAACGATTCGACGATTACGGGCACATGAGATTTGGAAAACGGGAACAATTCGATGATTACGGTCACATGCGATTCGGCAGGAGTCACGACTAA
- the LOC143373419 gene encoding uncharacterized protein LOC143373419: MHTLAEPRDNKDIFPPHGNLQKSSYRRLGPEAACTGVSETQAMLSQIELKHLYEPIYPQRTLLQMKALASEVTEEEKESTVVDALYDPEEARTMDYRTTMEIDYRLPHPVRRRSPPPPPPPEPWLLNRRTTGYSLEQLEMRHGQHTFLDDNMDLHHKIADLKSRRYKMHEITSRDS, from the exons ATGCATACTTTGGCAGAGCCCAGAGATAACAAAGATATATTCCCACCTCATGGGAATCTTCAGAAGTCCTCGTATCGAAGACTGGGTCCAGAAGCTGCTTGTACAGGAGTTTCGGAGACACAAGCTATGCTCTCCCAGATAGAACTGAAACATTTATACGAACCGATCTATCCGCAACGCACCTTGCTCCAAATGAAGGCTCTTGCATCAGAAGT AACCGAGGAAGAGAAAGAATCGACAGTGGTGGATGCTTTATACGACCCCGAGGAGGCACGTACTATGGATTACAGGACCACAATGGAAATTGATTACCGATTACCTCACCCCGTAAGACGAAGATCACCGCCACCACCCCCGCCTCCAGAACCATGGCTTTTAAATCGACGAACCACTGGTTATAGCCTCGAACAATTGGAAATGAGACACGGACAACACACTTTCTTGGATGACAACATGGACCTTCACCATAAAATAGCAGATTTGAAATCGAGGAGATATAAAATGCACGAGATTACGTCTCGAGATAGTTAA
- the LOC143373200 gene encoding uncharacterized protein LOC143373200, whose protein sequence is MMEGDGVYRWSNGAQYKGSFEQNRMHGGGLLEWNNDCWYEGDFKNGLRHGRGTMVDGDIHYMYAGQWSMGQRHGKGYCRYGDKSSYDGDWIMGKRSGVGLQIYSNGARYVGQWKNGIRHGIGTMVWANGNVYRGEWKCDAMNGYGEYVWDGFFNKTFTWPQEASYAGYWRSGKRHGKGVLKLNSVGGARYSGHWKDNKKHGHGIIIGNNGEKFEADPLFLNDILVSYDMAGNSVGNESDTKNGDECVRTAKDIEPFFLEKRDQIGKAPITPILKPEQFPSLSYHLTRLLHPKSLEPPFTRSVPSGKCYTCENQSVSCLAPHLSDTVVSDEKVDTKTGDPDPNWEYEERWTYNCLTLHMPRLRQIYMDYAKMFTRSAPECNLAMSRLSLWQLWRDCNIDKRGLSLIEIDKYIGKYQLLLDY, encoded by the exons ATGATGGAAGGCGATGGCGTATATAGATGGTCAAATGGTGCCcaatataaa GGATCATTCGAACAAAATCGCATGCATGGAGGAGGTTTGTTAGAGTGGAACAACGACTGTTGGTACGAGGGCGATTTCAAGAACGGTCTTCGACATGGCAGAGGAACCATGGTGGATGGAGACATACATTACATGTACGCTGGTCAATGGTCTATGGGCCAAAGGCATGGGAAAGG TTATTGCCGTTACGGTGATAAGAGTTCGTACGACGGTGATTGGATAATGGGGAAAAGGAGTGGTGTCGGATTACAAATTTATTCAAACGGTGCTCGCTACGTGGGCCAATGGAAAAATGGAATTCGTCATGGGATCGGAACTATGGTTTGGGCTAATGGGAATGTTTACCGCGGAGAGTGGAAGTGCGACGCGATGAATGG TTACGGAGAATATGTATGGGATGGATTTTTCAATAAAACCTTCACTTGGCCGCAGGAGGCTTCTTACGCGGGTTACTGGCGTAGTGGAAAGCGGCATGGGAAag GGGTGTTAAAGTTAAATTCAGTTGGTGGTGCCAGGTATTCCGGGCACTGGAAGGATAACAAAAAGCATGGCCACGGAATAATAATAG GGAATAATGGAGAGAAATTTGAAGCTGACccattatttttaaacgatattCTGGTGTCGTACGATATGGCAGGCAATTCTGTAGGAAATGAATCGGACACTAAGAACGGAGATGAATGTGTACGCACAGCGAAAGATATTGAACCATT TTTTCTGGAAAAACGGGACCAAATAGGAAAAGCTCCGATAACTCCTATTCTAAAACCAGAACAGTTTCCGTCTCTGTCTTACCACCTGACTCGTTTACTGCATCCAAAAAGCCTGGAACCACCTTTCACACGTTCAGTCCCGTCTGGAAAATGTTACACCTGTGAAAACCAATCTGTTTCCTGTCTGGCACCACATTTGTCTG ATACAGTTGTCAGTGACGAGAAAGTTGATACAAAGACAGGTGATCCTGATCCTAATTGGGAGTACGAGGAACGTTGGACGTACAATTGTTTAACGCTACACATGCCCCGTTTGCGACAGATTTACATGGATTATGCTAAGATGTTCACAAGATCGGCTCCAGAATGCAATCTTGCGATGAGCAGATTGAGCTTGTGGCAACTGTGGCGGGACTGTAATATAGACAAAAGGGGATTGAGTCTTATTGAAATTGATAAATATATTGGTAAATATCAATTGTTACTGGATTACTGA